The region ACGTATTCTCACACCTGTTTTCTGAAAATCCGACTGTTACAAGTTTGAGATCAGGGAGGGAAAAGATGAAGTGATCAAATTTGTAACAAGTGCTATTAAAATAATACATCTAGGATCTTGTTGTTAAATGTGGTGAATGTTAAAATTTTCAACCTTCCACAGTATTTTTGGTTAACTAAAAAAATCACGCAGTCTTGAAATTGCAAATTCCTGGAGAGATTGCTTAATATTGCTGCAGCGCTCTGGTAAGAAGTAACGTTTTCatgcaatttatttatttatttttaacaatttgTAATTAAACATGAGGCAGTGGATGacttattttctttgtattatAGAACAGAAAAGCTTTTGAACGAGCAGAGAGTGCAAAAAGGACAGAGAGCATGGAGCTCCAAAAAGCTGCAGGGGAAGTAGAGATTAGTCAACTTAAGCGACGAGTCCACGAACAGGAGGCTTTGCTGGCTGAAAGACAAGCGCAGCTGGAAAAGTTGGAGGGGGAAGTAGAGACACAAAAGAAGACAATTTACGATATAAACTTTCAGAAATCGCAGCTTGAGCATGACGTCCATCAGTATCGCACCAAATTAGAGATAGCAGTCACAGACAAAGCTGCCAGTGAGCAGGAATTAAGTCACACAAAACTGTTAATTGAGCAGTCAGAGGCCAAATGGTCTTCGGCTCAGAGGAAACTAGAAGACCTCTTAAAGAAGACAAATGATGACCCAGATCTTGAGAAACAGAGCACCACActtaagagaaaaataaatgtggaggAAGGTACTGAGGAAGAGTTACAAAGTCAAGTCCAGGCTAAAGCAAAGGATCTGGCTCAGCAGCCTTTAGCATTTGACAGTCAGTCAACTGTCAACAGTGAGCCTCAGTCATCTGCGGTTAGAGAAAATGACCGCATTGTGGTGGATGTCCTGCAGCAGAAACTAGAGGAACTAGTCCTGGTccagaaaaaagcagaaattgcTGAGGAGAAAGCACAAAGTTATAAAAAGCTGCTGGATGACAGCAATAACAGAGTGAAGAAACTTCAGATGGATATGGAAAGTGAGAGGATAAACATGAGGGAGAAATCAGATGAGCTCCAGCAGGACATACTAAACATGAAGAAATCCATAAATGAACTTCAAGAAGAAATCAAATCTCACCAAAGAGCAAAATCGGCACTGGAACAAACCACTTTCTTCCAAAGCACAGAAGTTGAAGGCCTTAAGGAGCAGCTGAAAGTCACCCAAGGAGACCTGCATAAGAAAAATTCCTCGGAGCAGGAGAATATTTACAAGATTAACAGCTTAGAAGAAGAGGTAGCTTCCAAACAGGCAGTAATAGATCAGCTGAAgtttaaatgcaatgagctgACCAGGACAAATGTCTTGTGCAACAGTGATATTAGAGGCCTTCAGATCCAAACAGAGTcattagaaagagagagatcagtttctgaacaaaagataaaGTCTTTGAAGAGTGAGATTGAgagctggaaacagcagcttcaaACTGCTAAGGAGGAAAATGTGTTAATGAAGACATATGAGCAGTCGTCCCAACTCAAATGTAAAAACCTTGAAGCAGAACTCCAAAAAAGTGAATTAGTTGCTTCTCAATTGCAAAAGAGAGTAGATGAGATGAAACAGATAAATATGGAGATGGAAAAGAATCTGAAGAACGTAAGAGCTGAACTTGATCAGGTGACGATGGAGACTGACAGCAAGGATCAGCAAATTAAAATCTTAAAGTCTCAAGTGGAGGGCACCAAATCACAGGTCAGAATTATTGAGGAGGAACTACATAAGAAGTCCCAGAGCTCCCATGACCTTCAAATTAAGATACAGGATTACAGTGAGGAGATTAGGAAAATGACTGAACTGCAGCAGAAAATCAAAGCACTCAATTCAAATATTGCCATTTATGAAGGAGAAATAACAACTCTGAAATCAGAGCAGAACTCAGTGCTTGCCGAGAAGAATTTAATAAATCAAAAAGTCCACATGCAAAATGCTGAAATTAATGATTTGAACATGATGCTAAAGAAAAAGAATACAGAACTGGAAAAAGAATCTGCTGAAAGTcaaaaacatctgaataaaGTGAAGGCATTAGAGGATGAGCTTTTCAAACATAAGCACAGTATTAAAGGGTTAACCAGCAGttcagagaaaatgacaggAAGCCTAAAGCAGGAGATATATGCTCTTCAGAACGATAAGAAAGCAACAGAAAGGAAAGTGGAGAACTTGAATGATAAACTTTCAGAGTTAAGTGTCACCCTACAGCGAACTAAAGATGAATTGGCTACAGAGACCAAAGAAACACAAGTCAAAGAATCCAAAATATTGCAGCTGGAGACTGAGCTTCAGAAACATAAATTGACTATCAAAGAAATAATTTCTAGTTCTGACAAATCTGGGTCAAATatacagaaagaaaatgcaatTCTCAGGAGGGAGAAAGTTGAGGTGTTAGAGAAAAACATCTCACTTGGATCTGAGGTCAGAACCCTTAAAGAAAAGCTACAGCGCACCCAAACAGAAGCTGAACAGAAGCAAAGAGAAAACTCTGCCCTTCAGATGAAGTCCCAGCAGAAGGAAGAACAACTGGAAAAGTGCAATAAAATGCTAGAGGAGTTAAAGAGTAAACTCGAACTTCAGAAAGAGGGCTACGAGAGGCAGTTGTTGCTAGTGAAGACTGAAATAgagaaaaaactaattttactGCACTCTGAAATCACAAATAACAATGAGAGGTCAAAGCAACAGTCACACAATGCAGAATTAGCAGAAATGCTTAACAAGTATTTCAAACAAGATgtcacacagacaacaacagtgCATCAAACCACTGTGGAATCAAAGCAACAACTGGACCAACAGCTGCAACTGCAGATCAATATGGACAAAGTGCAGCAAGAAAGAACAAAGCTCACTCAAGACTTGTCAAAagcaaaatcacaaattacCCAACTTGAGGAAGACAGACTTAGACTCAACTCAAAAATAAGTGCTTTGCAAAGCCTTTGTAATGAACAGTCAATGGAGTCAACTAAGTCTAAACAGCTGTTGACAGACCGTGAGTGGAAACTGAAACTAAAGGAAAATGAAGAAAGGTCTCTTCAGGAGCAAATAGAGTCATACGTCAAAGAGGTGAAAAGTCTTCAGGAAAAGCTTTTGACACTGGAGGTCAGGATGAAGACTGAAAACCAGAGGATGAATAAACGGGAAGTCAGTGGAATCAGCCATCAATATGTAGTAACAACGGAGAAAGAACATAATCTTGCAGGACTGAAACAAgtcaaacaagacaaaactgAGGTCATTCACAGCCAAAGCCTTCATGATTCAACAACAAAGAAACCTTTGAGTAGTTCTGCTCCTACTCTCTTACAAAAAGACACGCAAAATGTGTTTAAGAGCCAAATCAAACCTGATGAGCGCATGACCGTGACAACACATGGATACATGGCTCTGTGTGGACTAACAGAGCAACCTCATAGCATCACTAAGACAAGAATGTATCAGATCAAAGAAACTTGTGAAACTGTAAACATGTCGGAGAAGAGTTCAGCAGACAGTGATGGAAGACTGAGTGTGATATATTCAACTTCTCAGAAGTTTCCAGAGCTCAAAAGCAACACAAGCATTCAAGACTTAATCAAATTTAAGCTCTTGGATGAAGAGGTTTTGCGTAAGTTTGAGATGGGTCTCATCACGATGGAAGAGGTGCTTGCTCAATATGTTGGCAAACCGACTGCTGTTGCTGGAGTTTATGTGGAATCGAGTAAGAAAAAGATATCCTTCCTAGAAGCTGCGGAGAAGGGCTTCTTAGCAAAGACTTATGCAGTTGAGTTTCTTGAGGCTCAGGCTGCAACGGGAAGCCTTACAGACCTGGCCACAGGGCAAACACACTCAGTTGTTGAGGCTCTGGAGAGAGGTATTATAGAGACAAGCCTGCAAGATAAACTGATAGAGGCTGAGAAAGCTGTTAGTGGCTATATCCATGCTGGCaaaaagctgtctgtgtttcaggcAATAGAGGAAAGGATTCTCGATAGATACAAAGGCAAGAAGATCCTTGAAGTCCAGGTTTCCACTGGAGGACTGATCAACCCAGAGATTGGTGTCAGGGTTCCCGCCAGCATTGCTGTTGATCAGGGTCTTTTGAACAAGGAGACTCTACAGGGTCTGTATGATCCAGTCAGTAACCCTAAAGGTTTCCACAACCCTGACACTGGACAGAAAGCATACTACTCTGAAATACTCAAGACATGCCTTTATGACATCGATGGTTGCGTGTTTCTCTTCCCATTTGGTGATAGACATCTAGCTAACACCTCTCCCACAAGTTCTCATAGAGTGTCTGTTGTCAGCAGCAGTTGTGGCATTGAGATGTCAGCGTACGAAGCATTCAAGGGCAAACACATTGACAAGAGGACGTATCTGtttttgtcacagcaggaaagtGAATGGCAGGAAAAGTCCATAGTTGACGCCAGTGGAAGCCCACTTCACATCATCGCTGATGTCAAAAGTGGCCGACAACTTTGTCTGGAGTCTGCTCTAAGTCAGAGGTTTCTCGAGACATCTGAGCTTGACAGCTTTCGCCTTGGGCTTCTTAGTGTCTATGAGATTGCAGACCTTATATTTTCAAGAATGGTTGTTGTGGAGGATGTTAACAGCCCTATTGCTGGTCTCTGGGACGTCACTCGGAGGAAGAGGCTGTCAGTTCTTCAGGGTTTTCAACAGGGCTTAACTGATAGAACTACTGCCTTAAGGCTGTTGGAGGCTCAGGCCTGCACTGGAGGTATTTGCGATCCCTTCTCAGGGGAGAAAGTTCTAGTCTCTGAGGCTCTCAAGAGAGGTCTTGTAGATGAGGCACTGAGTCAGCAGCTCCAACAGTTTGAGCAGGCATTTAAAGGCGTAGTTCATCCCAAGACTGCAAAGACTTTGTCTATTTCCCAGGCCGTTCAGGAAAATCTCTTTCCAAAGGATGCTGGTTTCCGCTGTATCGAGTTCCAGCTCCTGACTGGAGGATTGATAAATCCCGAAAATCATGATAGAGTCTCGCTTGAGGAAGTCATTCAGAGTGGCCTTGTTGACAAAGTTACTGTCTCTGTACTCAAAGATGAGAAGTTTCACACCAAAAGTCTCACCTGTCCGAAGACCAAGAGAAGAATCACGTTCAGAGAGGCACTTGAAAGAAGTGTGTATGATTGTCACACGGGGTTAAGGTTACTGGAGGCAACAAAAGTTCTTGGCTTTGGAGCCAAATCAACATTTCATTACGTTTGGGCGTATAGGCAATAAGCATTTGTAAATATGTGGTTGTCCATAGCATAAACTCAAAATCTgcaaattagattttctttggttttatGTTAGGCAATGAAGTTAACCTTGTTTTCTCAGTTCAATgctgttttatgctttacacaTGTATTATGATACCATGTTTGATGCAACttgagctttgtgtgtttttagtctGATTATAGATGTAATTTGACAATGCCCCTCCCTTTTAGGATTCCCacattgagtgttttttttttttaacaatctTGTTGAAAACCCATCTGTTCTGATTGTAGAGGTCTGTtgatgaggagaagagagagcacGGTGATAAAGTTAGCAAACTATTGCACTGGATGTCCAATGTGAAACAGACCCTGAACAATGATGGGAATGCTCTCAAAGATAGCAATGCCAATAAACCCCAGGTAAACAACATGtattgatttttgtgttttgagtatGTCCTGGTTTAATATGCTGCCACATATTTGTTGTACATGAGAGAATGCTTTGTTTTAATGGTGAAGATTATTTTTCTAATCCAAATGATATCACAGCCTTTTGCTGTCACAGTGTGTGATTTCTAATAAAAACTCACTCTACTTTCTAATTCATTTAATccattaaatcattattttacacTACACAGCAGGTAGTGGTTATAATGACTTCATATCATATCCCCTGTTCACTTTGTCTCACAAAGGCATGggtcatattttgtattttgtgatCTATTATTTCAGACACTTTCAATAGTGATTCAATAGCACCAAATGAATAAGTTGCACAAGCACCTCATACTTCAGAACAACCTCACTGACAAATAAATCGGCCCCACAAATTATAGATTAAAATAAAGCTCAGATTCTGGGCCCCATGTGTCCATGGAAACATGCAGTGtacatacagaaaacacacagtccaAAGCTGACATTAttcaatagaaataaaaaaataaaaaattctctGTTGAGTACAGTACATCAAAATAGCATTGCTATTTTTCTAGAATAGTGCTGAGAAGCTCTTGGTTTGTTAAAATATATTAGTGTAAATAAATTACTATAATTGCtgtgttacatttacatttgcttATTTGGCATATGCTTTATCCAAGGCAACATATAAGTTAGGGACAACACTgaattattagtattagtattattagtattattagtattagtaataGTAGTAAATGTTATGATTTTAGTAGACATAAAAAATTGTCAGTTTTATTCTGGGAGCAATCTATGGGAGCAATTTTTTGTACATTATGCACacaagaatataaatataaagaatataaatataattccAAATCAACAATTACAATGTAATAATGACAGCTTTGGACTTcctattttatttcattttattttattttgatgaattttGAAACCATTGAAAgtgtttctaataaaaaaaatatttaggcCCACAGCagtcaaatacaacaaaaagtATAATATTATTCCTCGAAAATGACCATTGACTCCTCTTTGACaaagttgacattttattacatagATGTTTATTGGATTTCATTCATATATGATGGTATGCctatatttaattttgttgctgcaatatacagtatagcCTTAGTCAATAATTGatatatttgatataaaaaatcactttaaaaatGATATTCAGTCTTAATAACTCTAGTGTATGCATTTGTGTGAGTATTTGTGAGCTTTGCTCTCTGTTGACTGAAATCACACTGACTACAATATTATATGATACCTACTCAAAGAGCAGTCATACAAAAGTAATGAGGGGTCATTGTACTGCATGTAAAGTATTAATATTTCACTGTTTGATGTTCTAGGTGTCAGTCGAGGAAATGGTCACTAAGAAAGAACAAATTGCAGAAGCACTGAGGGCCACACAGATGATgctgaacaaacacagtgacaagTAAGCGAAGCTGCTGCGACTCACATGCGGAATACTTTGTCCACTGTTAAAACTCTCAGCCTCATTGTTCGTTTGTCTTACAGaatgacaggagaggagagagagaaggcccAGGAGCAGCTGAAGGCACTCAACCAGGCATACAATGAACTCTCCCAACAGTGTTCAGATCAGACAACCTCTGCAGAAGAGGTTGGACACTGGGCTCTTTGTTCGACTGAGTGGATTGCATTTGTGTCTTATGATGTGTTAGAAAACAGTGCCACCTGATGTTCACTTGCATGACTAaccttttttcctcccctctcagTAGAGTGTGAGCAGTTGTCTTTTGCATCGCTCATTTCATTCTCTTACTCTGGATCATTAGGGACAGAAAACAGGATTTGTACAAtcgaaaaacagaaaatataagtATGCTGTAAACATGCTTAGCTGTGCCCGGCTTTGGTCTGACATTTCACTGTCATCAATGTGCTTCAGTTCTCTTAGAGTTCCACAGGATAACAGATATGGTGCACTACAGTGTGTGATGTGACTAACAACTCTCTTTTTGCAAGATTCTGAAAATCCCAGATGCATGATagctttaaatgtattaatcGTCACTCTCCTGTTGCAACCCTGATGCAGTCTTGCACTTGTGCACATGATGTTTTAACATGCCCTTGTTTGTGTGGTGGTGAGTATAGATTTTGTCTtgcttttgaatattttcattttacataaatAGTACAGATGTTGGTGTCAAAACCAGTTCAGTaatttgtcatgttttcattttctgcaggATGATGGGATTGGTGGGTTTGGGACTGGAGCCATGACTGATCACATGACTACGATCGCTGTCCCAGAGCCCCAACTCATGACCTCTGATGCTCTCAAACAAGATCTCTTTTACAAATCCACGCTGAACCACTCACCAGAGCAGAATGATACGAATAAGTGCATACAGAATTCACAAGCCTCCTCTGTCCCCCTCTCTGACATAGCAGCGGCTAGGGAAGGACCCACATGTGAAGGCCTGGTCATTAAGATGATAGAGGTCAAAGAAGACAGCGATGGAGTGAAGGTGTGCTACACAGGGGACACACTAACCCTGCAGAATGCGTTTCAATCTGGTTTAATATCTGCTTCTGTCTATGCAGAGATTCTTCAGGGGCAGAAGACCGGTCAGGATATGATAAATCCTAGTAGTGCTGAAAATGTGCCACACTTAGAGCCTGAGCAGGAGCTTGGACCTTGTGAGGCCAATAGACTGATAATAaactgcctcagcagaaataaATCACTTACAGAGAGGAATATTAACACTCTGAGGTCTGTTTGTGAGGGTTCAAGCGACCAGGAGACCATGTCAAGGCTGTTAGGAGTTCAGGTTGATGCAGGT is a window of Seriola aureovittata isolate HTS-2021-v1 ecotype China chromosome 14, ASM2101889v1, whole genome shotgun sequence DNA encoding:
- the LOC130181125 gene encoding desmoplakin-like; translated protein: MELQKAAGEVEISQLKRRVHEQEALLAERQAQLEKLEGEVETQKKTIYDINFQKSQLEHDVHQYRTKLEIAVTDKAASEQELSHTKLLIEQSEAKWSSAQRKLEDLLKKTNDDPDLEKQSTTLKRKINVEEGTEEELQSQVQAKAKDLAQQPLAFDSQSTVNSEPQSSAVRENDRIVVDVLQQKLEELVLVQKKAEIAEEKAQSYKKLLDDSNNRVKKLQMDMESERINMREKSDELQQDILNMKKSINELQEEIKSHQRAKSALEQTTFFQSTEVEGLKEQLKVTQGDLHKKNSSEQENIYKINSLEEEVASKQAVIDQLKFKCNELTRTNVLCNSDIRGLQIQTESLERERSVSEQKIKSLKSEIESWKQQLQTAKEENVLMKTYEQSSQLKCKNLEAELQKSELVASQLQKRVDEMKQINMEMEKNLKNVRAELDQVTMETDSKDQQIKILKSQVEGTKSQVRIIEEELHKKSQSSHDLQIKIQDYSEEIRKMTELQQKIKALNSNIAIYEGEITTLKSEQNSVLAEKNLINQKVHMQNAEINDLNMMLKKKNTELEKESAESQKHLNKVKALEDELFKHKHSIKGLTSSSEKMTGSLKQEIYALQNDKKATERKVENLNDKLSELSVTLQRTKDELATETKETQVKESKILQLETELQKHKLTIKEIISSSDKSGSNIQKENAILRREKVEVLEKNISLGSEVRTLKEKLQRTQTEAEQKQRENSALQMKSQQKEEQLEKCNKMLEELKSKLELQKEGYERQLLLVKTEIEKKLILLHSEITNNNERSKQQSHNAELAEMLNKYFKQDVTQTTTVHQTTVESKQQLDQQLQLQINMDKVQQERTKLTQDLSKAKSQITQLEEDRLRLNSKISALQSLCNEQSMESTKSKQLLTDREWKLKLKENEERSLQEQIESYVKEVKSLQEKLLTLEVRMKTENQRMNKREVSGISHQYVVTTEKEHNLAGLKQVKQDKTEVIHSQSLHDSTTKKPLSSSAPTLLQKDTQNVFKSQIKPDERMTVTTHGYMALCGLTEQPHSITKTRMYQIKETCETVNMSEKSSADSDGRLSVIYSTSQKFPELKSNTSIQDLIKFKLLDEEVLRKFEMGLITMEEVLAQYVGKPTAVAGVYVESSKKKISFLEAAEKGFLAKTYAVEFLEAQAATGSLTDLATGQTHSVVEALERGIIETSLQDKLIEAEKAVSGYIHAGKKLSVFQAIEERILDRYKGKKILEVQVSTGGLINPEIGVRVPASIAVDQGLLNKETLQGLYDPVSNPKGFHNPDTGQKAYYSEILKTCLYDIDGCVFLFPFGDRHLANTSPTSSHRVSVVSSSCGIEMSAYEAFKGKHIDKRTYLFLSQQESEWQEKSIVDASGSPLHIIADVKSGRQLCLESALSQRFLETSELDSFRLGLLSVYEIADLIFSRMVVVEDVNSPIAGLWDVTRRKRLSVLQGFQQGLTDRTTALRLLEAQACTGGICDPFSGEKVLVSEALKRGLVDEALSQQLQQFEQAFKGVVHPKTAKTLSISQAVQENLFPKDAGFRCIEFQLLTGGLINPENHDRVSLEEVIQSGLVDKVTVSVLKDEKFHTKSLTCPKTKRRITFREALERSVYDCHTGLRLLEATKVLGFGAKSTFHYVWAYRQ